A single Antechinus flavipes isolate AdamAnt ecotype Samford, QLD, Australia chromosome 5, AdamAnt_v2, whole genome shotgun sequence DNA region contains:
- the REP15 gene encoding LOW QUALITY PROTEIN: rab15 effector protein (The sequence of the model RefSeq protein was modified relative to this genomic sequence to represent the inferred CDS: inserted 2 bases in 1 codon; deleted 2 bases in 1 codon; substituted 1 base at 1 genomic stop codon), with amino-acid sequence MGQKLSQEVTQEDKLDLNAMCNIFNQTEVNAAQKLKDCLGFEEFQTKLSLNFNALNEIFXIHFISFCHENGIEEKITTNKMTKNQAMLFRADWIWTFWGXYKEILFQLHIESNSYDLLNKDVVLDVYSGERNRFEKMEEFCNLIGEDFLGLFIIFGVLGRPEGIRGVLLDSIKNKKIQNYLSGEKAIKHLILNTKNCLSTKELLEKYLHKNDKLNKISKVYINFF; translated from the exons ATGGGCCAGAAATTATCCCAAGAAGTGACTCAGGAGGACAAGCTTGATCTCAATGCTATGTGTAACATTTTTAATCAAACTGAGGTCAATGCTGCTCAGAAACTGAAAGACTGTCTTGGATTTGAAGAGTTTCAAACTAAACTGTCCCTAAATTTCAATGCATTGAATGAgatcttttaaattcattttattagttTCTGCCATGAAAATGGAATAGAAGAGAAGATTACTAcaaataaaatgaccaaaaatcAGGCCATGTTGTTTAGGGCTGATTGGATCTGGACATTCTGGGG TTATAAGGAAATCCTATTTCAACTTCACATTGAATCTAATTCCTATGACCTGCTCAACAAGGATGTGGTGTTAGATGTGTATTCTGGGGAGCGCAATCgatttgagaaaatggaagaattctGTAATTTGATAGGTGAAGACTTTCTGGGTTTATTTATCATCTTTGGTGTGCTAGGAAGGCCAGAAGGCATCAGAGGAGTT CTCTTGGACAgtatcaaaaataagaaaattcaaaactACCTGTCAGGAGAAAAGGCTATAAAACATCTTATCTTAAATACAAAGAACTGTCTGTCTACCAAAGAACTGTTAGAAAAGTACctgcataaaaatgataaactgaataaaataagcaaggtttatattaattttttctga